A window from Bos indicus x Bos taurus breed Angus x Brahman F1 hybrid chromosome 26, Bos_hybrid_MaternalHap_v2.0, whole genome shotgun sequence encodes these proteins:
- the INA gene encoding alpha-internexin has product MSFGSEHYLCASSSYRKVFGDGSRLSSRLSGAGGSGSFRSQSLSRSNVASSAACSSASSLGLGLAYRRSPASDGLDLSQAAARTNEYKIIRTNEKEQLQGLNDRFAVFIEKVHQLETQNRALEAELAALRQRHAEPSRVGELFQRELRDLRAQLEEASSARAQALLERDGLAEEVQRLRARCEEESRGREGAERALKAQQRDVDGATLARLDLEKKVESLLDELAFVRQVHDEEVAELLATLQASSQAAAEVDVAVAKPDLSSALREIRAQYESLAAKNLQSAEEWYKSKFANLNEQAARSTEAIRASREEIHEYRRQLQARTIEIEGLRGANESLERQILELEERHSAEVASYQDNIGQLENDLRNTKSEMARHLREYQDLLNVKMALDIEIAAYRKLLEGEETRFSTSGLSISGLNPLPNPSYLLPPRILSSTTSKGSATGLSLKKEEEEEEASKIASKKTSQIGESFEEILEETVISTKKTEKSNIEETTISSQKI; this is encoded by the exons ATGAGCTTCGGCTCGGAGCACTACCTGTGCGCCTCCTCCTCTTACCGCAAGGTGTTCGGGGACGGCTCGCGCCTGTCCTCGCGCCTCTCCGGGGCTGGCGGCTCGGGGAGCTTCCGCTCGCAGTCGCTGTCCCGCAGCAATGTGGCCTCCTCGGCCGCCTGCTCCTCGGCCTCGTCGCTCGGCCTGGGCCTGGCCTACCGCCGGTCCCCGGCGTCCGACGGGCTGGACCTGAGTCAGGCGGCGGCGCGCACCAATGAGTACAAGATCATCCGCACTAACGAGAAGGAGCAGCTGCAGGGTCTCAACGACCGCTTCGCCGTGTTCATCGAGAAGGTGCACCAGCTGGAGACGCAGAACCGAGCGCTCGAGGCCGAGCTGGCCGCGCTGCGGCAGCGCCACGCCGAGCCGTCGCGCGTCGGCGAGCTCTTCCAGCGCGAGCTGCGCGATCTGCGCGCGCAGCTGGAGGAGGCTAGTTCGGCGCGCGCGCAGGCCCTGCTGGAGCGCGACGGGCTGGCCGAGGAGGTGCAGCGGCTGCGGGCGCGCTGCGAGGAGGAGAGCCGGGGGCGCGAAGGGGCCGAGCGCGCCCTGAAGGCGCAGCAGCGCGACGTGGACGGCGCCACGCTTGCCCGCCTGGATCTGGAGAAGAAGGTAGAGTCACTGCTGGACGAGCTGGCCTTCGTGCGCCAGGTGCACGACGAGGAGGTGGCCGAGCTGCTGGCCACGCTGCAGGCGTCTTCGCAGGCCGCGGCCGAGGTGGACGTGGCTGTGGCTAAACCAGATCTGAGTTCGGCGCTGAGGGAGATCCGCGCCCAGTATGAGTCGCTGGCCGCCAAGAACTTGCAGTCGGCCGAGGAGTGGTACAAGTCCAAGTTTGCCAACCTGAACGAGCAGGCGGCGCGCAGCACCGAGGCCATCCGGGCCAGCCGCGAGGAGATTCACGAGTACCGGCGCCAGCTGCAGGCACGCACCATCGAGATCGAGGGCCTGCGCGGGGCCAATGAGTCCCTGGAGAGGCAGATCCTGGAGCTGGAGGAGCGACACAGTGCCGAGGTGGCCAGCTACCAG GATAACATTGGGCAGCTGGAGAATGATCTGAGGAACACCAAGAGTGAGATGGCGCGCCACCTTCGGGAATACCAGGACTTGCTCAATGTCAAAATGGCTCTTGACATTGAGATAGCAGCTTACAG GAAGCTGCTGGAAGGCGAAGAGACACGTTTCAGCACCAGTGGATTAAGCATTTCGGGGCTGAATCCACTTCCCAACCCAAGCTATCTGCTCCCACCTAGAATCCTCAGTTCTACTACCTCCAAAGGGTCAGCCACTGGGCTGTCTCttaagaaagaggaggaggaagaggaggcttCTAAGATAGCCTCAAAGAAAACCTCCCAGATAGGGGAAAGTTTTGAAGAAATATTGGAGGAGACAGTGATATCTACTAAGAAAACCGAGAAATCAAATATAGAAGAAACCACCATTTCAAGCCAAAAAATATAA